The genomic window caaAGAGTGCCATGTGTACTCACTCGGTCCGGTGAAGAGTGTATGTTTGGGtttaaaatttgtccacaaaaaAGTATACTTCTATCTTCCTAATGCACTTTAAAGTATTttctctcatcacacggtaatcaagaccaatagcatTCTATACATACtcttcttaatttctacatgcacttagctcattagGGGTTGGGTAACTAAAGAGGAGAGAGATGACGGCTTGCATCTTCTCAATGCATTTTTACTCCCCTTCATAATTTGTCTGAAAATTTCTAGATGTACActtttcaccggacggagggagtatcaaataCATGACCCCTAAATTTTGGTCCAACTGAAAATGAAAGCGAACAGCTTGTCTTCTGGAGCGCACGCTGCGGCATGGCCTTGCATGTAACACGATGGTGTTGGAGCTTGGCGGTAGGGGCTGAAATTTCATTCAGGTTCGAATCCTCCAGAACTCCAAATATGAAGGCTGGGGCCAAAATATGAAACATCCACCCAAAAAATTGTACTCCGCTAGTTGTTCTTTTGCAGTCGGTGCTCCATAAAAACAGTTTTTTTACGGAGATGAGGCTGTTTGGGGGAATCTGCTAGAGTTGCCCCGTAGGATTGTCACATATTTCCAGCAAACTATTAAGTGCATAGCATCAAACTTGTCTGAATAAAAATTACTACTATCTAACTGATCAGGATTACCCCCGGATTATCACATTATTGCTATGCCGATAGACATCAAACAAGTTCAGTGCATAATATCCAACCGATCAGGCCGAAGAATTTGGGGCATTCATGCATATATGCTTGGTCCATTTTACAGGGACTCCCATGACTTCATAAAACTCAAAATACACGCACTCAACACACAAACGCAGCTTTGTAACCACCACTTAAAAATTCCATGTCCGTTACTCCACAGACTACTCCAAGCATGTTTACAAGATAAGACGCGTCGATTTATTTCACGCGGTGGTGACAACGAGCTCCATCATAATTAATGTTCTGAGGGTCCGATAGTCAGAGCCTTTTTTTTATCTTGTTGGATCCCCCTTAAGGAGGTCTTCCACCGAGCTTTTGTATTTCGCGATCAAATCCCTGGTAAACATGGCAATGGTTAGGATAGAACTCTACCAAATCACAAAAATTGTTGGCAGGTCGCGTTGATGGATGGAGCACTTACTTTCTTTGATCAAGCAGCTGACGGGTTTCTTCCAAACTTTGCATTTGTCCTTCAACCGTCTGTTGGTAACAAAAGGAAATACTTTCCGTGAGAATCGGGGCTTAGGGTTGGAACTATCTGTGGCGTTAGCTGGTCAGTACTTTACGTGAGAGGTCAGGATTCACTGGTGAGACCCATAAGAATTATGTCATCTTTCAAACCGCAAAAGCACCTAGAGTTACACACACCATTAGTAAGATAACCATGGTCAGAATAATGAGAACTGAATATTTCTCCCAAGTTAATAGCCGATACAAAGATAAACCAGCCAAAAAGTCATAAATAGAGTTGTGGCTAAATCCTCTACAAGGCAAGAAGTTATGTAGAAATCACCAAATTTACAATGGCAAACTACTAATTTTTTGGGAACATTTTTGGAACTACGTGTGCATTGTCAATGAGGGTCGATTATTACAAATATGGATACTACCTCCGTAGATATTACAGATCTCAGGCAACCCACAATTAGATATGGCCCCATTATATTTCGAAGAAAACAAAAATAGAAGATCGCCTAGTGTGCAAGTTACTCTCGCAATTGTGACTAGATGTCTAGATTACATTAATGCAACTAAAATAATACCCACTCCATATCAAAATGGATGTCCTTTCAGCCTCTTAATTTTTTATATGTTCTTTTAACCCTTATAATTTAGTTTAGATGTGTTCCTACTTTGCCCTTCGTCAATGTCATCAAGAAAATAGCTAATTAACTCCTCCTGTCGTTGCatttgcatgctttgctttgtgtaGGAAAACAGAGGTAACTTAATGCCCTTGGCATGAGAAAGAGATGGCCAATATCAACATTTCACACTCTCTTAAATCCTGTGCCCAACTCTAAAAGGGCATCTATTTTGAATGTGAGGGAGTTCCAAACTTGAAATAGCTTCATTTCTATAATAAATACAGTATTTGGCTTAAAATATCAGGTTCCTGGTCCTTACAGGAGAGAAAGAAAAGACCAGGGTACGACTAAGCTGCTCCACCGATCTGCTAGTGTTTCAACTTTCAAGCTAACAGGCTTAACACTTTTAGAACTTTTGGTGCATTTTGGTAATTCTACAAATGGCCCCACAATATTCATATATTGTATATTATATTTGCAACCAAACTAACCTGTCTAGCATGTGACCCCTGCAGTTAAGCCTGACTAAATTAGACAAAAGTAACATGCCACCTAATTGAAACTTGAGGCAGCATTCTATTTCTATTACCACACTAAATTACTGTTATCATTATCAGAAAAGCTACTACATACAAAGTCATGTGTAGAAACTTACAACAGATTTCGAGCTTAGTGTTCCTGAAATGGAGTTCAATAACTGTTGGCTCCTGGCAAATTGACTGGTCAATTCTTCAACCTGCATAAACAAATAAAAACAACTCAGGTTACTAGACTTCCATGCTCTGAGTAATCATATGTCAGGCTTCAAAATTCTACAAAAGCGCAATTCAATACGAAGATAGTGTAGTTTATTAGCTTGGCACAGATAAGTATGAGACCAAAACATCCTAGAATCTCTGGAGTTAAATAGTTTAATTTTATTGTATTATTTTTTCATATTAAATGAACTCAATATGTAACTGTCGTAGACCAGAACCAGTCATCTACCATACTACCATTATTTCTTCAACAAAAGAAAATAAGAGATTATACGAAATTCTTACCAGTGCATCAAAAGCTTGATCCCTTGTGCCTGTTGCAATCGCATCACCTAATCTTGTCACCAACTGATATAGGAAGGGAAAAAAAGAACCATCACCATACTGCTTAGTACTTTAACAAAGATAGGAAAATTATGGTTAGCTTTATTGCTAAGATGTGCTAGTTTTGAACAACGCTTTTTCTCTCGGTTGGTTTTTTCGGTGACCCCCTCCGAGAAAGACAGTTACCGTCTGGAAAATTTtggataattttttttaaaaatggaaCCAGTACTACTAAGGATGCCAATATTGACGTAAACAGGCGGGTGTTGGAGTGGTACGCAGTATCATGCAACTCGCGGGTGTCTGTGGTGGTCACGGGGTCGAATTCCCATGCCTCTGATTTTTCACCGAGTTTTTTTACTATCACTGCAGTGAGGGACCAACCAAGGCAAAACAAGGTAAAAGTGAAAAGCAGCTCGGATGACTCGAACTCAAGAGCTCGGCTTAAGCAGGTTCCGTGCCGACCATCTCACCACCGCTTCGTTTCAGTTGTATATAGGGTATAAATGTATTTGTTCCATtactaaaaataataattcaaatttCCTTAGAATTTTTCAGGCTGTTAACACCAAG from Triticum aestivum cultivar Chinese Spring chromosome 3B, IWGSC CS RefSeq v2.1, whole genome shotgun sequence includes these protein-coding regions:
- the LOC123068559 gene encoding mediator of RNA polymerase II transcription subunit 9: MDHHHPPPLPQQHGDHYRPLVLSPQPDHAHALQYQQQPQQQQQQATPPPQHHHPSLASHFHLLHLVTRLGDAIATGTRDQAFDALVEELTSQFARSQQLLNSISGTLSSKSVTVEGQMQSLEETRQLLDQRKDLIAKYKSSVEDLLKGDPTR